In Streptomyces sp. NBC_00878, a single window of DNA contains:
- a CDS encoding response regulator transcription factor — protein sequence MTSVLIVNDQSLQRLGLRMLLAAEPDLTVVGEAASGAEAVRISAELNPDVVLLDSNISDADGIEAIRRIAHPSPFPQVPGLSRAGGPRPRVLALTPVNHEGYAHAALRAGAAGFLLQHTTPDELTAAIRIVAAGDAVITPSLTRTLIDTVRRERPARRPEGDIGLGTLTGRERDVLTAVASGWSNTEIAERLSIAPTTVKSHVSHILAKIGAHARVQAVVFAYESGLVRPAA from the coding sequence ATGACCTCCGTACTCATCGTCAACGACCAGTCCCTGCAGCGCCTCGGTCTGCGGATGCTGCTGGCCGCAGAGCCCGATCTGACGGTCGTCGGCGAGGCGGCGTCCGGAGCCGAGGCCGTCCGTATCAGCGCCGAGCTCAACCCCGACGTCGTTCTGCTGGACAGCAACATCTCCGACGCGGACGGCATCGAGGCCATCCGCCGCATCGCGCACCCCTCCCCCTTCCCTCAGGTTCCCGGACTCTCCAGAGCAGGAGGGCCGCGCCCGCGCGTACTGGCCCTGACGCCCGTCAACCACGAGGGGTACGCCCACGCCGCCCTGCGCGCCGGGGCCGCCGGATTCCTTCTCCAGCACACCACCCCCGACGAACTCACCGCGGCCATCCGCATCGTGGCCGCCGGAGACGCCGTCATCACTCCCAGCCTGACGCGCACACTCATCGACACCGTCCGCCGGGAGCGTCCTGCCCGCCGTCCCGAAGGGGACATCGGGCTGGGCACTCTCACCGGGCGCGAACGCGACGTCCTCACCGCCGTCGCCTCCGGCTGGTCCAACACCGAGATCGCCGAGCGGCTGTCCATCGCTCCGACCACGGTCAAGTCCCATGTCAGTCACATCCTCGCCAAGATCGGCGCCCACGCCCGCGTCCAGGCGGTGGTCTTCGCCTACGAGTCCGGCCTGGTCCGACCGGCGGCCTGA
- a CDS encoding PQQ-binding-like beta-propeller repeat protein, with product MGPYRPVARLGAGGMGEVFLARDDQQRAVAVKVIRPELAASKDFRIRFRREVDAARAVSGRYTATVVDADPEGPVPWLATAHILGPTLADAVEEYGPLPPQSVLALGAGLAEALIAVHSAGLVHRDLKPSNVLLSPEGPRVIDFGIVRATDGYELTLSGVLLGSPRYMCPEHATGAQMGPEGDVFCLGSVLAFAATGNAPFDGASAATLLYKVVHGTPDLTGVPYPLDTIIGLCLDKSPTARPTPDRLSAACAPGGADTLNWDGWLPEPVAASAARQAADLMHLELEFESRDDVIEWEPARATSGFKVAGGVRTDPRPAVRHAVTDRPSPRRVVFPEERTPSSQPRKTPEPGTHRAQRPTLPRPSRRTVLAAAALGTVTLGSGVAALLGGPKNRPRSAPKPAGPAPKPLWVYRGDPLVEAPAVFYKGTALLKSQSGALFCLGLADGTRPRWTYRGISQSPTPPLLASDGVIALGTGSTVLGVDPVTGTERFSLDFGTDFRFDTLLGGLGNKVAIAGLRFNREDTPDGSQGAATSTNVVLNTDLRARLADVIPLSKEDIGLDLKPVVVTGHFIYMDGLHRLTARGTTSRADVLWRQPTKSDSDARSAPVVLGKNVFAVDSELIAVDVQSGALRWRAKEEKGGFASVAAAAGTVYCTTRNPHGVQAFDAVDGTRRWFRETPPLDLGNALVAGDGMVFVTAARNRDGFYAIDAQKGELLWNFTDGQDAGINDWQLSCDREGPLIAQHFDKVYALPMPRP from the coding sequence GTGGGGCCGTACCGTCCCGTCGCGCGGCTCGGCGCCGGGGGAATGGGGGAGGTCTTCCTCGCCAGGGACGATCAGCAGCGGGCCGTGGCCGTCAAGGTCATCCGGCCGGAGCTGGCCGCGAGCAAGGACTTCCGGATCCGCTTCCGGCGAGAGGTGGACGCGGCGCGGGCGGTGAGCGGCAGATACACGGCGACCGTCGTGGACGCCGACCCGGAGGGCCCGGTCCCCTGGCTCGCCACCGCGCACATACTCGGTCCGACGCTGGCCGACGCGGTCGAGGAGTACGGACCGCTGCCGCCGCAGTCGGTCCTGGCCCTCGGGGCCGGGCTCGCCGAGGCGCTGATCGCCGTGCACTCCGCGGGGCTGGTGCACCGCGACCTCAAACCGTCCAATGTGCTGCTCTCCCCCGAGGGACCGCGGGTCATCGACTTCGGCATCGTCCGCGCCACCGACGGCTACGAACTGACCCTGTCCGGTGTGCTGCTCGGCTCCCCGAGATACATGTGCCCCGAGCACGCCACGGGTGCCCAGATGGGCCCGGAGGGTGACGTCTTCTGTCTCGGCTCGGTCCTGGCCTTCGCCGCCACCGGGAACGCGCCCTTCGACGGCGCGTCGGCGGCCACCCTGCTGTACAAGGTGGTGCACGGCACGCCGGATCTGACCGGGGTCCCCTATCCGCTGGACACGATCATCGGGCTCTGTCTCGACAAGTCCCCGACGGCCCGCCCCACTCCGGACCGGTTGTCGGCGGCGTGCGCGCCCGGTGGTGCCGACACCTTGAACTGGGACGGCTGGCTGCCGGAACCCGTGGCCGCCTCGGCCGCACGGCAGGCCGCCGACCTCATGCACCTGGAGCTGGAGTTCGAGTCGAGGGACGACGTCATCGAGTGGGAGCCCGCCCGCGCCACCTCCGGCTTCAAGGTCGCCGGCGGCGTCCGCACCGACCCGCGCCCGGCCGTTCGGCACGCCGTCACGGATCGCCCGAGCCCCCGCCGCGTCGTCTTCCCGGAAGAGCGGACACCCAGTTCGCAGCCCCGGAAGACGCCCGAACCGGGCACGCACCGCGCACAGCGGCCGACCCTGCCGCGCCCATCCCGCCGTACGGTCCTCGCGGCCGCCGCGCTCGGCACCGTCACCCTGGGTTCCGGCGTCGCCGCACTGCTCGGCGGACCGAAGAACCGGCCGCGATCGGCCCCGAAGCCGGCCGGTCCGGCTCCGAAACCTCTGTGGGTCTACCGGGGCGACCCGCTCGTCGAGGCACCGGCGGTCTTCTACAAGGGCACCGCCCTGCTGAAGTCGCAGTCGGGCGCACTGTTCTGCCTCGGCCTCGCCGACGGAACCCGTCCCCGGTGGACCTATCGGGGCATCAGCCAGTCCCCCACTCCGCCCCTCCTCGCCTCGGACGGCGTCATCGCGCTCGGCACCGGCTCGACCGTCCTGGGCGTCGACCCGGTCACCGGCACCGAGCGGTTCTCCCTGGACTTCGGAACGGACTTCCGGTTCGACACGCTGCTCGGCGGGTTGGGCAACAAGGTCGCCATCGCCGGTCTGCGATTCAACCGCGAGGACACCCCGGACGGGTCGCAGGGGGCCGCCACCTCCACGAACGTCGTCCTCAACACCGATCTCCGGGCGCGCCTGGCCGATGTCATCCCCCTCAGCAAGGAGGACATCGGCCTCGATCTCAAACCCGTCGTCGTCACCGGCCACTTCATCTACATGGACGGGCTGCACCGCCTCACCGCCCGTGGCACCACCAGCCGCGCGGACGTGCTGTGGCGCCAGCCCACGAAGTCCGACTCCGACGCGCGGTCGGCCCCGGTGGTTCTCGGCAAGAACGTCTTCGCCGTCGACAGCGAACTCATCGCCGTGGACGTGCAGTCCGGTGCGCTGCGCTGGCGGGCGAAGGAGGAGAAGGGCGGATTCGCCTCCGTCGCCGCCGCGGCCGGGACGGTGTACTGCACCACCAGGAACCCGCACGGCGTCCAGGCGTTCGACGCCGTCGACGGCACCCGGCGCTGGTTCCGCGAGACCCCGCCGCTGGATCTGGGCAACGCCCTCGTCGCGGGCGACGGCATGGTGTTCGTCACGGCCGCACGCAACCGGGACGGGTTCTACGCGATCGACGCCCAAAAGGGCGAGCTGCTCTGGAACTTCACCGACGGCCAGGACGCCGGCATCAACGACTGGCAGCTCTCCTGCGACCGCGAAGGACCGCTGATCGCCCAGCACTTCGACAAGGTGTACGCCCTCCCGATGCCTCGACCCTGA
- a CDS encoding SpoIIE family protein phosphatase, translating to MTGRAEHDTRTPGRLAALLTETTAEAISAADGFAGGVYLRSSTPGLLRLALLSGLPGPLFRAWWRLHVDSRFPVADAYRLSVQVVLPDATETMRRFPQFAAGLPFPFGSVYVPVVGASTVYGVLTLLRPSASDATEVLPAVDRMAQLAEDLGAALLHLEDSEGTPVVWDDEPLCVRPPAAGPPAAPIGRFTWDPTTDVVTADDRLHALLGVAPGQSADTPQALADAVAAADAHQILAALRETAAGRPPPLPLHVHSVDGTLRLLELWTPHDTSAPPGTHPVRGIVLDPESGWVGDRAADLLPEGVFCLDRLGVVVYANPRAAELLGRPRAQLLGRPLSESVPWLDRPAYEDHLREALLSPHPVHYHVLRPPEPPRPSQPEEKPLVEPHGGDWLALSVYSGPDILTCKIIPADRVTGPPSESASPPGAHAPDDAPPADGSSAAVTSMAPLYRPIVLAIALTEAVTAHQVSAVVMQELLPAFGGRRLAIYLLQERHLYLAWESGFPQGFLAPFDGVGLDTRLPGVETLTTGRPLFFESMQQLTAAYPGIPLDATEGARAFLPLIASGRPVGSCILGFDRPRGFSTEERTVLTALAGLIAHAMEKAQRYDTEAALARGLQHALLPRRLSGHPQVETVGRYLPGTQGMDVGGDWYDVVESGDGLALVIGDVQGHGVQAAATMGQLRSAVRAFALGDHPPDEVLSGTNHLLIDLDPGLFASCCYIRLDPVTGLARFARAGHPPPILRYPDGRTHILDIPGGVVLGVDPHAQYPVTEVQLEPDAILALYTDGLVERPGGDIDEGITALRVALARAGSPAVRRGGRSLTAVADRLTATARHVADRPDDIALLLTARRPMPHGRG from the coding sequence ATGACTGGGAGAGCCGAGCACGACACCCGGACGCCCGGACGCCTGGCCGCGCTGCTGACGGAGACCACGGCCGAGGCGATCAGCGCGGCCGACGGCTTCGCCGGGGGCGTGTACCTGCGCTCCAGCACGCCCGGACTGCTGCGGCTGGCCCTGCTCTCGGGACTGCCCGGGCCGCTGTTCCGCGCCTGGTGGCGACTGCACGTCGACAGCCGGTTCCCGGTCGCGGACGCCTACCGGCTGAGCGTCCAGGTGGTGCTCCCGGACGCCACGGAGACGATGCGCCGCTTCCCCCAGTTCGCGGCGGGTCTGCCGTTCCCGTTCGGGTCCGTGTACGTGCCCGTCGTGGGAGCGTCCACGGTCTACGGCGTGCTGACCCTCCTGCGCCCCTCGGCGTCGGACGCCACCGAGGTACTGCCCGCCGTTGACCGTATGGCACAGCTGGCCGAGGATCTGGGCGCGGCTCTGCTGCACCTGGAGGACAGCGAGGGGACCCCGGTCGTCTGGGACGACGAACCGCTGTGCGTGCGGCCACCGGCCGCGGGCCCTCCCGCCGCCCCCATCGGGCGTTTCACCTGGGATCCGACCACGGACGTCGTGACCGCCGACGACCGGCTGCATGCGCTGCTCGGGGTGGCGCCGGGACAGTCCGCCGACACCCCGCAGGCGCTCGCGGACGCCGTGGCCGCCGCCGACGCCCACCAGATCCTGGCCGCCCTGCGCGAGACGGCCGCGGGAAGGCCGCCGCCTCTGCCGCTGCATGTGCACTCCGTCGACGGCACCCTGCGGCTGCTGGAGCTCTGGACCCCGCACGACACGTCCGCACCGCCCGGAACGCACCCGGTCCGCGGTATCGTCCTCGATCCGGAGAGCGGCTGGGTGGGCGACAGGGCGGCCGACCTGCTCCCGGAGGGCGTGTTCTGCCTGGACCGGCTGGGCGTGGTCGTCTACGCGAATCCACGGGCGGCGGAGCTCCTGGGCCGACCGCGGGCCCAGCTGCTGGGCCGCCCCCTGTCGGAGAGCGTGCCGTGGCTGGACCGACCCGCCTACGAGGACCATCTGCGGGAAGCCCTGCTGTCACCGCATCCGGTGCATTACCACGTCCTACGGCCTCCCGAGCCTCCTCGGCCTTCCCAGCCCGAGGAGAAGCCTCTCGTGGAGCCCCACGGAGGTGACTGGCTCGCGCTCTCCGTCTATTCCGGTCCCGACATCCTGACCTGCAAGATCATTCCGGCCGACCGTGTGACGGGCCCGCCCTCCGAGTCGGCGTCCCCACCCGGGGCACACGCACCGGACGACGCGCCGCCGGCCGACGGGTCCTCGGCCGCGGTCACCTCCATGGCTCCGCTGTACCGCCCGATCGTCCTCGCGATCGCGCTGACCGAGGCGGTCACCGCCCATCAGGTGTCCGCGGTCGTGATGCAGGAACTGCTGCCGGCCTTCGGCGGCCGTCGGCTCGCCATCTACCTGCTGCAGGAGCGGCACCTGTATCTGGCCTGGGAATCGGGCTTCCCCCAGGGGTTCCTCGCGCCCTTCGACGGTGTCGGACTCGACACCCGGCTGCCCGGCGTGGAAACCCTCACGACCGGTCGGCCGCTCTTCTTCGAGTCGATGCAGCAACTGACGGCCGCCTATCCCGGCATCCCGCTCGACGCGACGGAGGGCGCCCGCGCGTTCCTGCCCCTCATCGCCTCCGGACGCCCTGTCGGCTCCTGCATTCTGGGCTTCGACCGCCCCCGCGGCTTCAGCACCGAGGAACGCACGGTGCTCACCGCCCTCGCCGGACTGATCGCCCACGCCATGGAGAAGGCACAGCGCTACGACACCGAGGCCGCGCTCGCCCGCGGGCTCCAGCACGCTCTCCTCCCTCGGCGCCTGTCGGGCCACCCGCAGGTGGAGACCGTCGGGCGCTATCTGCCGGGCACGCAGGGAATGGACGTGGGAGGGGACTGGTACGACGTCGTCGAGTCCGGGGACGGCCTCGCTCTGGTCATCGGCGACGTCCAGGGCCACGGTGTCCAGGCCGCCGCCACCATGGGCCAACTCCGCAGCGCCGTAAGAGCCTTCGCGCTCGGCGACCATCCGCCCGACGAGGTCCTCAGCGGCACCAACCATCTCCTGATCGACCTCGATCCCGGCCTGTTCGCCAGTTGCTGCTACATCCGGCTGGACCCCGTCACCGGCTTGGCCCGATTCGCCCGCGCCGGTCATCCGCCGCCGATCCTCCGCTACCCGGACGGCCGTACCCACATCCTGGACATCCCCGGCGGTGTCGTGCTCGGCGTCGACCCGCACGCCCAGTACCCCGTGACGGAGGTGCAGCTGGAGCCCGACGCCATCCTCGCGCTCTACACGGACGGACTGGTCGAGCGGCCCGGCGGCGACATCGACGAGGGCATCACCGCGCTGCGCGTGGCCTTGGCCCGGGCCGGTTCCCCCGCTGTCCGCCGCGGCGGCCGTTCACTGACCGCCGTCGCCGACCGGCTCACCGCCACGGCCCGGCATGTCGCCGACCGCCCCGACGACATCGCCCTGCTGCTCACGGCACGCCGCCCGATGCCGCATGGCCGCGGCTGA
- a CDS encoding SpoIIE family protein phosphatase, whose protein sequence is MDHEGRARAGVSELRASDPRASEAGAADTGSPPPVPEVAASDRPLTFAGVALAAVYVPDAGNEELRLVETAGHDTSAYAPPERLSLTGDSPAAHAFRTDRPLWLDPAALTPYSEGRPTSPRAAASLAALPVGTEGGRLGCLVVVGASADAFEAEQRRFLERYADAIAGLLRTGDGRPAPSSLLGPALWSLRVGSFLLVPDTGLIEADQTLLDLVGITPGDFDGKVDTLLAHALPEDMHALISVLEPSTQAFGRRELEFRVRRPTGGMRWLSLSCRVVPGTDDRPEQVLGMVTATSVLRQSADEVSRIQWLTAALDDAATVRDVSRVVVTALREPLGADRVALAELRDDRLMVTVLDPPQPDAWPQTWRSEWRSEWPDAPVSALPTLRTAMRDGRMNLWSAGTALEPGLAGVGAGGLAVLPLPAKGRVAGLCLVGWDRPHEFVPEERSLLTATAALVGQALNRAHAHDAEQELATMLQRSLLPRRLPELPGGTAVARYLPARRGLQVGGDWYDVIALSEDRVALVIGDVQGHSAGAATIMGQMRTAVRAYAVEGHPPDVVVSHANRLLVGMETDLFATCCYVELDLEEGNTLFVRAGHLAPLIRHPDGRTEEVQVEGGLPLGILAEAEFPMTTVVLAPGTVLALVTDGLVEAADLPLDEGMRRTRGALAAADPADPGRMADELLGDAGHREDDVALLLLRYDGMKTRPIRAGWVVWRLPDAVMHARRFTGRTLRGWGVEEVADSVLLVVSELVTNALVHTQGPVRLDLMLRGDRVRVRVSDSSPRAPAKPVIVDWESTGGRGLLLAEAMSESFGSMPVAGGKQVWSEIVVPSREPTPADPGPGTERGGVP, encoded by the coding sequence ATGGATCACGAGGGCCGTGCCCGCGCCGGAGTCTCGGAGTTGCGGGCATCCGATCCGCGGGCATCCGAAGCCGGCGCCGCGGACACCGGCTCACCGCCACCGGTGCCGGAAGTCGCCGCGAGCGACCGGCCCTTGACGTTCGCCGGAGTGGCGCTGGCAGCGGTCTATGTGCCCGACGCCGGAAACGAAGAGCTCCGGTTGGTGGAAACGGCCGGACACGACACTTCCGCGTACGCGCCGCCGGAGCGGCTGTCCCTGACCGGCGACTCACCCGCGGCGCACGCCTTCCGCACCGACCGGCCGCTGTGGCTGGATCCCGCGGCACTCACCCCCTACTCCGAGGGCCGGCCGACCTCGCCACGGGCAGCGGCGTCGCTCGCCGCGCTGCCGGTCGGCACGGAGGGCGGACGGCTGGGCTGCCTCGTCGTCGTGGGAGCCTCCGCGGACGCCTTCGAGGCCGAGCAGCGGCGCTTCCTGGAGCGGTACGCCGACGCGATCGCCGGCCTGCTCCGGACCGGGGACGGCCGACCCGCGCCGTCGTCGTTGCTGGGTCCCGCCCTGTGGAGTCTGCGCGTCGGATCGTTCCTCCTGGTGCCGGACACCGGCCTGATCGAGGCGGACCAGACCCTGCTCGACCTGGTCGGCATCACACCGGGTGACTTCGACGGCAAGGTGGACACCCTGCTCGCGCACGCGCTCCCGGAGGACATGCACGCGCTGATCTCGGTCCTGGAGCCGTCCACGCAGGCGTTCGGCCGCCGGGAGCTGGAGTTCCGTGTCCGCCGCCCCACCGGCGGAATGCGCTGGCTGAGCCTGAGTTGCCGGGTGGTCCCGGGCACCGACGACCGCCCGGAGCAGGTGCTGGGCATGGTGACGGCGACCTCGGTCCTCCGGCAGAGCGCCGACGAGGTGTCCAGGATCCAGTGGCTGACCGCCGCACTCGACGACGCGGCAACGGTCCGCGACGTCAGCCGAGTCGTGGTCACCGCCCTCCGCGAGCCGCTCGGCGCCGACCGGGTGGCGCTCGCCGAGCTGCGGGACGACCGGCTCATGGTCACCGTGCTCGACCCGCCGCAGCCCGACGCCTGGCCGCAGACCTGGCGCTCCGAGTGGCGCTCGGAATGGCCCGACGCACCGGTCAGCGCCCTGCCCACCCTGCGGACGGCCATGCGGGACGGCCGGATGAACCTGTGGTCCGCCGGCACAGCCCTCGAACCCGGCCTCGCGGGCGTCGGCGCCGGAGGTCTGGCCGTCCTGCCGCTGCCGGCCAAGGGCCGGGTCGCCGGCCTGTGCCTCGTCGGCTGGGACCGGCCCCACGAGTTCGTCCCCGAGGAGCGGTCCCTCCTGACCGCCACCGCGGCCCTGGTCGGACAGGCCCTCAATCGCGCGCACGCGCACGACGCCGAGCAGGAACTCGCGACGATGCTGCAGCGCAGCCTGCTGCCCCGGCGCCTCCCCGAACTCCCCGGAGGGACGGCCGTCGCCCGCTACCTGCCCGCACGGCGTGGGCTGCAGGTCGGCGGTGACTGGTACGACGTCATCGCCCTCTCCGAGGACCGGGTCGCGCTCGTCATCGGCGACGTACAGGGACACAGCGCCGGAGCCGCGACGATCATGGGCCAGATGCGTACCGCGGTCAGGGCCTACGCGGTGGAGGGTCACCCGCCCGACGTGGTCGTCTCCCACGCCAACCGGCTCCTCGTCGGCATGGAGACCGACCTGTTCGCCACCTGCTGCTACGTCGAACTGGACCTGGAGGAGGGCAACACCCTGTTCGTCCGGGCCGGGCACCTCGCGCCGCTCATCCGCCATCCCGACGGCAGGACCGAGGAGGTGCAGGTCGAGGGAGGGCTCCCGCTGGGCATTCTCGCGGAGGCGGAGTTCCCCATGACCACGGTCGTGCTGGCCCCCGGCACGGTGCTCGCCCTGGTCACCGACGGTCTGGTCGAGGCCGCCGACCTGCCGCTGGACGAGGGCATGCGGCGGACGCGCGGCGCGCTCGCCGCGGCCGATCCGGCGGATCCGGGGCGGATGGCCGACGAACTGCTCGGCGACGCAGGCCATCGCGAGGACGACGTGGCGCTGTTGCTGCTGCGCTACGACGGCATGAAGACCCGGCCCATCCGAGCCGGCTGGGTGGTGTGGCGGCTGCCCGACGCCGTCATGCACGCCCGCCGCTTCACCGGTCGCACGCTGCGCGGATGGGGCGTCGAAGAAGTGGCCGACTCCGTGCTCCTGGTCGTGTCCGAACTGGTCACCAACGCCCTGGTGCACACGCAGGGACCGGTACGCCTCGACCTGATGCTCCGCGGGGACCGGGTACGCGTCCGTGTGAGCGACTCCTCGCCGCGTGCGCCCGCCAAGCCGGTGATCGTGGACTGGGAGTCCACCGGCGGCCGGGGCCTGCTTCTCGCAGAAGCGATGTCGGAGTCCTTCGGCTCGATGCCGGTGGCCGGCGGCAAGCAGGTGTGGAGCGAGATCGTCGTGCCATCACGCGAACCGACTCCCGCGGACCCGGGGCCCGGGACGGAACGAGGCGGTGTGCCATGA